The following is a genomic window from Neofelis nebulosa isolate mNeoNeb1 chromosome 12, mNeoNeb1.pri, whole genome shotgun sequence.
TGACCGTGAGCCCAGCCGCCACAATCTTCCAAGTTTCAGAACCCCCCACGCAGATATGGTCCCTAATTATGCCTCCTGGAATCACTACTGCCACTGGGAACCTCGGAAACAACCCTGGAAATTTTTGCAAGTCTCAGAACCTGGTGCCCGAGGGCATTGGAAGACCCCTGAGGTTGAAGGGAAGTGTAAGGTTCCCAATGAAACATTGCCACGGGGCCACAGCCTTCTCTACAACTGGGAGGAGGAGGTATTAAGGTTTTGACCTGCTCCCTTTTCCTGAAGACTGTCCCCAATTTCCTGGGGGAGGCAGTAGTTTATGATGAGGGTGGGTGCCATAAAGGACATCCTGGTCACTCAACTTGGGGCCCACAGAGAGCCACCAACCACCTGGATCAAGTCCCAAGCATGCAGGATGGCTCTGAGAGTTTCTTCTTCCGACATGGACACCAGGGACTGCTGACCCTGCAGCTACAGTCACCCATGTCCTTCAGCACCACTCAGAAAGACTCATACCAGCCCCCGCGAAACTGCTATCAGCCAACTCGAGGTGTGAAGCATGAGAGAATGGGCCAGAATGAGCAATCAGAgataaaagagaggaaggaatttCTAGTGGGACTATggattgtttaatgggtacaagGGTAAAGCCccatgattttccttcttttctcacaTTTGTTTCTTTGGGCCTGCTTGTTAACCAGactctcccactctctccactCCCTGCCCTCCTACAGGAAAGCGTGAAGCCATGCTGGAGATGCTCCTGCGCCACCAGATCTGGTGAGAGGCTGGGCAAAGGGTaaaggggaggcagggaagacaaAAATCAGGGAAGAATGGCTTTGACGCCCCCAGGACTATACAGTAAAGAGGTGCAGGCAGAGCAGGAAGCCACAAGGAAGCAGTTTGAGGTCGAGTCTGTGACACACCATGACTACCGAAAGGAGCTGGTGCAAGCCGGGCCTCCTGCCCCAACCAAGGTGAGAACTTATCCCACCGCGCTTGTACGGCTGGGCTCTAATGGGctgtgggggagcagcagaggttAAGAGAGGGAGCTTCAAACCAAGAGTTTTTCAGTATCTTTCCCTTCCAGCCTCACGACTACCGTCGGGAGCAACCTGAAACCTTCTGGATACAGAGGGCACCACAGCTACCGGTGTGTGAGGGTGTTAGGAGTAGGGGAAAACAAGGAGGGGGAAGAGGCTGTTCTGTTCTGGCTTGGCGCAGAGCGGGATCTGTCCTCATTCTGGCCTTCCTCCAGGGTGTCAGTAGCATCAAGACTC
Proteins encoded in this region:
- the SPAG8 gene encoding sperm-associated antigen 8 isoform X4; translated protein: METAQSTKGSRCRSLDVQPGTEGLGSTSEPFSSDGHPISALAAATTAAAASSADKATVLSAKTPACHSEPNLLMNHSSDSLLGDPCTEASFTHSIGHGKLGIEPIYVSHIAQDPCTTKDLSSSPGPVLGSSSGPCHGSDQDTGPDSGPGPATDSGPGPGCGHDREPSRHNLPSFRTPHADMVPNYASWNHYCHWEPRKQPWKFLQVSEPGARGHWKTPEVEGKCKVPNETLPRGHSLLYNWEEERATNHLDQVPSMQDGSESFFFRHGHQGLLTLQLQSPMSFSTTQKDSYQPPRNCYQPTRGKREAMLEMLLRHQICKEVQAEQEATRKQFEVESVTHHDYRKELVQAGPPAPTKYLSLPASRLPSGAT
- the SPAG8 gene encoding sperm-associated antigen 8 isoform X1, producing METAQSTKGSRCRSLDVQPGTEGLGSTSEPFSSDGHPISALAAATTAAAASSADKATVLSAKTPACHSEPNLLMNHSSDSLLGDPCTEASFTHSIGHGKLGIEPIYVSHIAQDPCTTKDLSSSPGPVLGSSSGPCHGSDQDTGPDSGPGPATDSGPGPGCGHDREPSRHNLPSFRTPHADMVPNYASWNHYCHWEPRKQPWKFLQVSEPGARGHWKTPEVEGKCKVPNETLPRGHSLLYNWEEERATNHLDQVPSMQDGSESFFFRHGHQGLLTLQLQSPMSFSTTQKDSYQPPRNCYQPTRGKREAMLEMLLRHQICKEVQAEQEATRKQFEVESVTHHDYRKELVQAGPPAPTKPHDYRREQPETFWIQRAPQLPVCEGVRSRGKQGGGRGCSVLAWRRAGSVLILAFLQGVSSIKTLDTPFRKNCSFSTPVPLSLGQPLPYEPENYSHQLGEISSLVCQGGGQGGGMGGTTI
- the SPAG8 gene encoding sperm-associated antigen 8 isoform X3 is translated as MNHSSDSLLGDPCTEASFTHSIGHGKLGIEPIYVSHIAQDPCTTKDLSSSPGPVLGSSSGPCHGSDQDTGPDSGPGPATDSGPGPGCGHDREPSRHNLPSFRTPHADMVPNYASWNHYCHWEPRKQPWKFLQVSEPGARGHWKTPEVEGKCKVPNETLPRGHSLLYNWEEERATNHLDQVPSMQDGSESFFFRHGHQGLLTLQLQSPMSFSTTQKDSYQPPRNCYQPTRGKREAMLEMLLRHQICKEVQAEQEATRKQFEVESVTHHDYRKELVQAGPPAPTKPHDYRREQPETFWIQRAPQLPVCEGVRSRGKQGGGRGCSVLAWRRAGSVLILAFLQGVSSIKTLDTPFRKNCSFSTPVPLSLGQPLPYEPENYSHQLGEISSLVCQGGGQGGGMGGTTI
- the SPAG8 gene encoding sperm-associated antigen 8 isoform X2; protein product: METAQSTKGSRCRSLDVQPGTEGLGSTSEPFSSDGHPISALAAATTAAAASSADKATVLSAKTPACHSEPNLLMNHSSDSLLGDPCTEASFTHSIGHGKLGIEPIYVSHIAQDPCTTKDLSSSPGPVLGSSSGPCHGSDQDTGPDSGPGPATDSGPGPGCGHDREPSRHNLPSFRTPHADMVPNYASWNHYCHWEPRKQPWKFLQVSEPGARGHWKTPEVEGKCKVPNETLPRGHSLLYNWEEERATNHLDQVPSMQDGSESFFFRHGHQGLLTLQLQSPMSFSTTQKDSYQPPRNCYQPTRGKREAMLEMLLRHQICKEVQAEQEATRKQFEVESVTHHDYRKELVQAGPPAPTKPHDYRREQPETFWIQRAPQLPGVSSIKTLDTPFRKNCSFSTPVPLSLGQPLPYEPENYSHQLGEISSLVCQGGGQGGGMGGTTI